A window from Streptomyces sp. NBC_00335 encodes these proteins:
- a CDS encoding oxygenase MpaB family protein: MARLHGKEVEPHGDYGFFGPGSVVWKVWSYPTAPTVGFQRSVVVEELDPPLVAAVHGTQGIYDRSRTRYDRTLRYFAMVAFAGTDQVCKAADVLVKVHSKAIGHLPYGEGTYDANDPASQLWIQLTGWHSILYAYEKYGPGKLTAEEEKEYWESCALAAEFQTCSPDDVPRDRAGIRAYFEHMRPRLEASPIARQAMNHLLNTDLVLPPTPWWMKPARMVVARTHRIATIATMPRWMREMAQIRQSRLLDVLVVPVMRTSFALAHLNPRVELFLLGMLSPSTVKVVAPVKLGVPPRTKEVLTPEQARTRHGYAKPAEAHAEFRARQAARVFGDGKPPSDQGLIESQEVLGPLA; the protein is encoded by the coding sequence ATGGCCCGACTGCACGGCAAAGAGGTCGAACCGCACGGCGACTACGGGTTCTTCGGTCCCGGATCGGTGGTCTGGAAGGTGTGGAGCTACCCGACGGCGCCCACGGTGGGCTTCCAGCGCTCTGTGGTCGTGGAGGAGCTCGACCCGCCGCTGGTCGCCGCGGTCCACGGCACCCAGGGCATCTACGACCGCTCGCGCACCCGCTACGACCGCACGCTGCGCTACTTCGCGATGGTGGCCTTCGCCGGCACGGACCAGGTGTGCAAGGCGGCGGACGTGCTGGTGAAGGTCCACTCGAAGGCCATCGGTCACCTGCCCTACGGCGAAGGCACCTACGACGCCAACGACCCCGCCTCGCAGCTGTGGATACAGCTCACCGGCTGGCACTCGATCCTCTACGCGTACGAGAAGTACGGGCCGGGCAAGCTCACGGCCGAGGAGGAGAAGGAGTACTGGGAGTCCTGCGCCCTCGCCGCGGAGTTCCAGACCTGCTCGCCCGACGACGTCCCGCGCGACCGTGCGGGGATCCGGGCCTACTTCGAGCACATGCGCCCGCGGCTGGAGGCCAGCCCGATCGCCCGGCAGGCCATGAACCACCTCCTGAACACCGACCTCGTCCTCCCGCCGACCCCGTGGTGGATGAAGCCCGCGCGGATGGTCGTCGCCAGGACGCACCGGATCGCCACCATCGCCACGATGCCGCGCTGGATGCGGGAGATGGCGCAGATCCGGCAGTCACGCCTCCTGGACGTCCTCGTCGTACCGGTCATGCGGACGTCCTTCGCGCTCGCCCACCTCAACCCCCGGGTCGAACTGTTCCTGCTGGGGATGCTCTCCCCCTCCACGGTCAAGGTGGTCGCGCCCGTCAAGCTCGGCGTGCCTCCCCGCACCAAGGAGGTCCTCACCCCCGAGCAGGCCCGCACCCGCCACGGTTACGCGAAGCCCGCCGAGGCGCACGCCGAGTTCCGGGCCCGCCAGGCGGCACGCGTCTTCGGCGACGGGAAGCCCCCGAGCGACCAGGGACTCATCGAATCCCAGGAGGTGCTGGGCCCGCTGGCCTGA